Genomic DNA from Schistocerca serialis cubense isolate TAMUIC-IGC-003099 chromosome 5, iqSchSeri2.2, whole genome shotgun sequence:
TCTGTGGGCTTTTTGAATGGGTACGAGCAATTGTGGGACCCAGTGGGAACTTTCATATTCAATATATTATGCAAGATGTGGAAAACTGATGCATGAGTGATTTTTAGTCCTGACGAACGTGACACACCATTCATCGAGCAGCAGGCCTTCCACTCCTCTGGTGTATCCTGGTTCTGATAGAGGGGTTGTCCTCATCTTTCGGACTTGGTTCATCTCACTGGATGTATCAGCGCCATCGAGGCACTGAGTCATGCTGATGTACTTTTTCCGTACAGTTCTAGCAGCTCAGCAGTTATTGTTGCAGAATTGCTCTCCTTCAAATTGATAAAGTGAATTACCAATCGATACTCAACTCCGTCTACAGGATGCATCACTTTTTTCACCTTCAGAGGTGTACTGTGCTGCAGTGGCACTTGGTTTGCACTATGTAAATGCACTGTGCAAATGTACTGCGATTTGGGATACCCTTATGCTGGATTTTATGCAACGCGTAAGGCCTTCAAAAACTGTATgtgatattttcatattctctcgctcgctacttacatactacattactggccattaaaattgctacaccacgaagatgacgtgttacagacgtgaaatttcaccgacaggaagaagatgctgtgatatgcttttcagagtattcacacaagtttggcgccggtggtaacacctacaacgtgctgacatgaggaaagttcccaaccgatttctcatacacaaacagcagttgaccggcgttgcctggtaaaacgttgttgtgatgcctcgtgtaaggaggagaaatgcgtaccatcacgtttccgactttcaaaaagatcggattgtagcctatcgcgattgcggtttatcgtatcgcgacattgctgctcgcgttggtcgagatccaatgactgttagcagaatacggaatcggtgggttcaggagggtaatagggaacgccgtgctggatcccaacggcctcgtaccactagcagtcgagatgacaggcagcttatacgcgtgactgtaacggatcgtgcagtcacgtctcgatccctgagtcaacagatggggacgtttgcaagacaacaactatctgcacgaacagttcgacgacgtttgcagcagcgtgaactatcagctcggagacaatggctgctgttaccgttgacactgcatcacagataggagcgcctgcgatggtgtactcaacgaggaacccgggtgcacgaatggcaaaacgtaattttttcggttgaattcagtttctgtctacagcatcatgatggacgcatccgtgtgtggcgacatcgcagttaacgcacattggaagcgtgtattcgtcatcgccatactggcgtatcactcagcgtgatggtatgggaggccattggttacacgtctcggtcccctcttgttcgcattgacggaactttgaacgatggacgttacatttcagatgtgttaccacccgtggctctacacgtcattcgatccctgcgaaaccctacatttcagcagaataatgcacgagcgcatgttgcaggtcctgtgcgggcctttctggatacagaaaatgttcgactgctgccctgtcgagcacgttctccagatctctcaccaatgaaataagtctggtcagtggtggcacagcaactggctcgtcacaatacgccagtcactactcttgatgaactgtggtatcgtgttgaagctgcatgggcagctgtacctgtacacggcatgacgcaatgcccaggtgtatgaaggtcgatattacggccagaggtggttgttctgggtactgatttctcagtatctttgcacccaaactgcatgaaaatgaaacctcgtgtcagttatagtataatatatttgtccaatgaatacccgtttatcatctgcatttctttttggtgtaacaattttaatggccagtagtgtattagcacgTCAGAAAAAATGTACAggaacttttttgtaggaaatttaatgtagtttaatcttTTACTGAGATACGTTTTTGTTGGAAGTCCCGATTTTCGAGTTATTGAAAAAAAGTAGTTAGAATGTCGCTCTTGTACAGTtttctcgaataattcggaaactaTCGAAAATGCATCCTActataaaatttaattatatcaaattCCCTAGAAAACGGTACAGTTtgttttttctgtagcactaacagTTTGAATCTAAAGAAAATGGGAATATGAAAATCATGTGCATGTTATTTTAGGGTGTTGAAGGTTGCATAAAATCAAGCAGTAGGTTAGCAGAATCTCCCTTTACACCTGCAACCGATAGAAGTATGTGACTTGCCTTCACAGCGCATCAGGAAAGCCCTCGAGGCCTGAGCCGCATTGTTGCGCGCAGGTGCTGATGGCGTCGGGCGAGCTCGAGCTGACTCTGCGCATCCACCGCGGCGGCCACAACcacagcggcggcagcggcagcgagcTCACCTCGGACGACGCCGACCAGCAGCACCCGCACCAGCACGGGCAGGCGCCCGCCTCTGCCCCCGCGCCTATCGCCagctcgccgcccccgccgcccctacCGCCACCGCCGCCACAATCGCAGCCTCTCAGCCGGCAGCCCTCCAAGGCGCTCAACTCCAAGAACTTCTCGCTGAGCCGAAAGCTGGCCAAGTTCGCCAAGGAGAAGAAAGCGGCGAAGACGCTGGGCATCGTGATGGGCGTGTTCATCGTGTGCTGGCTGCCCTTCTTCATCGTGAACCCGCTGTCGGTGGTGCTGCCGCAGCAGGAGCTCTTCTCGGCCGTCGTCTGCTGGCTGGGCTGGCTCAACTCGGGAATGAACCCCGTCATCTACGCCTGCTGGAGCCGGGACTTCCGCAGGTCAGGTCGCGCTTCAGCTCCACACTTCCCCATCTTCTGTGCTGCTAAGCTGCTTTTCTTTTCATGTACTTGTAGCAGTTCCGGCGTTCAAACCAATATTTAATGAAGATCAGATTACAGTTGCTGCTGTTACGATACGAGACGTTGTAGAATCATCTGCTGGAAATGAGGCTATTAGGCCTTGACTCCCTCTGTTTTCCAGATTAAAAATAAAACTGGAACGGAATGTGATCACTAGGCAGCAATCTTAACATGAAGAAATCACTGTTTAACGCTATTGCAAGGCTCTTTTTCTTCCGTAACAGTCTCCTGCAAACTTACGTACATGGATGCGTTGGAAGCCCAAACTATGAAATTATGGAAGATAAGAACCTTTCTATAGATAACAAGCAGGCTGCAAAAATAGGGCATGTATCAATGCTTTGACGGTTTCATATTCGAATGTCACACACCAAACTCATGACGGGAAACTTCAAGTCTTGTTGGGTGTATGGCATGTCGCGCAATCTTGTTGAAACCATTTTCCGTAACGAACGACGGGACTCTGCCTGTAAACTACTGCGCTGGAGTTCGATGTTCTTTGGAGTTCGAGCGGTTTTCCGAGGGCCGGTTGACTTTCGGTTCGATGCACTGACAGTTTCACGAAGTACCTTACCCAAATCAATATTGTTGCACAAACACGAATAGAATATCGCATCTGAATTTTGAAATGCGTACGAAATGCACGCCCCATGCCCACAACAGATTTGCTATAACGAAAATAATTCTCCATTGCATGCCCAGGAAGTTACTTCGATCAGTACATCATTACTGACCTGTACGTGGGATGAAACTTGACACTCAGCACCACTAATAGAATGGGCCACCGTTGTATTTTCTTTTTAGCGCGCGTTAATCAAAACTGAAAACGTCTAAACATTGCGAAACACTCTGTATTTATGATAGTAGCACTGGCTTAAATATGAGTAAGCATAACCTCTGCAGAAGAGACCACAACTGTGGTATTCAAAAGAAATTAGGTACTGCGATTTGAGACAGTCTTCAAGAAGCAAATGATACAATAATCTGACAGATTCCTATATCATTACTGCAGGGTTACGAAGATGGGGGCAACAGTGAGAAGCATCAAAAATTTCAATAGTCCCTAACGCCGTAGCGTAATTGACAAGGAATTCTTTTGGATTTTTTCTTAGTGGTATATTTTCGTCTAATATTCCATGTTTTTATATTTGTACATGAGTGTCTACATTGTTTTGATATTTTGTGCATAAAACCCAGGTAACAGGTTcagcataggaaaggatcaaacgtGGAAGGGAGAACTACCAGATAGTTCACCATTTTCACccaattaacatttatttaagaaaaacatactgatcatttaaatttcacattaataacAATCATGAAAACAATCGGGATTATAGAGACACGTAAAGTGACAAACTACTGAAATTTACCAATATAAGCAAAAGCAAACAGGATTCAATAAACACAAAGAATCTGATTTTATAATAGTTAGAATGAAATTGGAATCTTAATTAACAAACATTCGTAAGTTAATCTCGCCAAACTCCACAGCCTACAACCCTGGCGCCAGTCGCTCAACTCGATGAACAGCACAACTACTCAACTTTTGCCATGTATGACAGACGACGCGGCAAAGCGCTTCTGCGGCAGTAACTTAGACCTCGGACATTGGGCAGGATGCCGCTAAGGTAGCGGCCCAGCTGTCACGGCTGCAAACACCAAGGTGGACTTGCGTGTTTTGCAGTCAACTATGAACATAAATCACACGCAAGGCAGCACTCTCAAACAGTAATAGAATATGCGCTTACAAATGATGAGACTCGCATTATCAAGATAAATACAGCTCCTAACCTTAGATAAAACAAATAGTTAAAGCCAAACTTAAATAAGTAAAAGCCTTCACAATGATTGTAATCAGGTCAGTAGAAACTTGCTAAGACAGACAGAGATAATTGGAAGGGATTCTGTCGTACACAAATACATACTCCTCTCTCTAGGTAAGATGATAAGCCAGTACATGTAAATGACAAGGTGCAGGTATAAACATAGCAGTTATAGTTAAACCATTaaacaaggcagaaaatttcaTTCAGTAGTACAAACATAGCAGTTGCAGttaagaagatcattggccggtaagccttatatatatgaagatggtatcttcttcttcagtgcagatgcacacaaattgcgcgaactcttacgggaatcgtaaAGTTGACTGCCGCGAGTGGCGAGTATTGTGGGCAGGAGCGCTACAGATG
This window encodes:
- the LOC126481900 gene encoding dopamine receptor 2-like, which translates into the protein MASGELELTLRIHRGGHNHSGGSGSELTSDDADQQHPHQHGQAPASAPAPIASSPPPPPLPPPPPQSQPLSRQPSKALNSKNFSLSRKLAKFAKEKKAAKTLGIVMGVFIVCWLPFFIVNPLSVVLPQQELFSAVVCWLGWLNSGMNPVIYACWSRDFRRAFVRILCVCCPRRMRRKYQPALRSKPSQFLGNTAVMLAHSSVGYSSVGRHQHQLYRI